CACTGGTGAGGTGCCCTTGATGGGTTAAACCACCAACTACAAGTCCCTTGCCTTTGGGCGAAGGCAAAGGTGTCACATCTCCTCTGGGTGAtttctgaaggaaaaatttgtgaaaaacaagttcatttgagcaacatctatgcatgctattaacaattaaagggcgggatcatgcttgtatgcactcaaaaacaaaacttaacccatgaaattcaaagcctagtagttatggtgaaccaagactcaactcaagaacaaagcaagttaagaaatcttatacctttgttaattcctctttgcataagaaAAGACTAATATCCatggagagggccttcattccttgcttcttagctccatggatttcttggaagaggatggttgaaaggattctccaagttcccaaaatagggaacctctaacttttccacaccaaggagagcattgatgaggagatgagtgacctagaggaaggaagattgctagctaggttcctctagggtggccagcctcttagagagaaaatgagtgtttgtgttctctccaatttcctcaaagaaaaccctaatgatgaaatggctataaagttgcctttataccatcTCACAAtagagtggcaaacttgcaattaaggcaAGTTCCCTACccttctctatatggccggccttaagcgttcattgggctttcaagccctttgtgtttTTCAAGTCGTCATACAACTCGAGTTAATTAACATATTCGTTTGGCCGGCCTTgcagcccaaaactaacccaagGTCTATAATGAacatattcatttgattaattaacatattaattaatcttaaccataaataattaaaccatttaattattcttcctcatctccattgtttcttcaatctctaccttacatggtgtacgatccattaggtttcgTTTAATGAGGTAGTCGGCAATTAGAACTCTTCGAATTGATTGTaaattaaaacatactttcaattctcccgttagtgtttatacacctttaaggcttccacaaaccatgagtgacacctagcagtatgtcatggttacccaagctaatcagaagaggtggagaacctgttcagtttaggattacagtgcaatacggtctttctctaatacaatattcttgaccacattgtttggtttgatagtttattcatgtctactatccaatgtgattctcttacttatatgattaccttgaacaTTATTTGGAACGACtacctaaatcacattcatactctggccagagattcttaatcatatcatgaagcattctccctcaaacggtttgaaggttagagatcccttgttacacattcacttgccttcatggctaagtggcttaaccccaaccatGCTGTGGACAAcctctgacggagtgactttgacctagtcaaagatcaaggacctaaccacaagacaactatgatgccttaggtcaaatgactactttgcattattccaaccatgagttctcatgtgacatgagtatgagaactccttattgatcgcgttcagtggactcaatctctattgagcacctatgtacttgtcttggtgtcagtcacactaaTGACTTGAGACCAATCACTCTCCCTAAAAGaggacatagcacgtactgaacTTAACGGACTGTGAaagcccaattggcaatcctatgatcaggaacattttgGATATGTATActaaagagaatggtctcataaatctaacttcttgagatcacattctcccaattacatattccttggacttatcgtttaagcatataacatttatataagacggcttcaaacaataatgtttgccctttatattaaactagactagtttaacatgtgaaatgtccgtaaagtatcatcatatgattggttttagggcacatttccaacaatttccAGTCAGTGGTCAAGGCAGCTagccaagtccggaaactaaagccttcggcttttctttgtcaagttttggatagcgtttgcaaatatattggtagataaatacataaagaatataaattgattgattttaagccatttgatccgagtctttaaatcaaatagcaccacccaatatttttgacaaattccatatccctcatcggaattcgagagttttggaggaagcTCTTAGTAGGgcatgggagactcactattaccaagccctcctcacaatgatatgatgttggctagtaataataataatgagaaagtacgcttactcatttacatctcatgtaagtacccatcttattggcctctagagaatgatgcctcacaatgatatgatgttggctccattgcacttagttaagtcattctcaccatgcaagttcgggtaggggttcaagaacaacctcacaatgatatgatgttgatcattctcgttgcctaccttcacaacatcatgtatgtgtataggactcctcctgagtgtaagcacgcactttgtactcccatatgatagggtgaagttggtgtacgagtcacaaacgatcggtgcctactacaaaataaatggtCATTTGTGAGGGTCAAATGTCGTCGAAAATGGCATTTTTCCGTTGCAAATACTTATTTACAACGGGAAAAAGCCTTCACTGGGCGTCGCAAATTGATCcataaaaaatacttttttttcgACCAACCATCGGAAATGCTTCATTTATGACGCTTGTGGATTGTCGTTACTAGTTATCTTTAGTCGGAATTGATTtttcaaaatgacaaaattattttattttcgacATGTTTGTGTGGTCGCAAATACTTGTATGGTCGTCGAATATACTTTCCAAACAACATCTATTTTTACGATGATTTTCTTATGACCAAAACATTATGTCAAAAAATGATTTTCCAATAGTAAATTATTGTTTACAAGAGCACACAATTGTCGCAATTACGATTACCAACAATTAAGAATTGTCGAAAATACGCACAAAAACATATTTGTGAGGGTTAAGAGTTGTTGGAATTATACATTTCCGTTGATcctactttgtcaacaaaaataaaaggatactgacacaccccgatcctagaaccaaggtgtgctggccgtcacgtgaccgtgacgtaaccaaaagtacgAAGCGGAAGTAAtaagataagagaaatacgaaggaaaaAAAACCAACTACAAGCAGTAATATAcaactaacatgctagagtgagtttaagtgtgaaacacacatattcagagcataagtactaggtgcagtcaagtaggatgataactaaattacaacacccgaaggtgagtcctacttttaaGTAGTATGTCAGAACGCCGTGgtaatcctcgtgagccaccaacaccactaactagaacctggaggggcgcaaaacaagattgagtgggtcagtaaaacaaaactttccgaaaacatttcatttaataacatttccaacccctcgctgtaaaacctgtatactttcccagaaagtaacataatatgcatatcattcttcaaatatctcaaatcactaatctttatcaaaaatcagaaagtatgccatgctataaCCGTCAACAACAGAataagaatgcatcaatataacaggtgaaataatgaatcaactggagaccctgcagttgtcctgtacggttaattttatagctcaatatccaatccaaccggagtcaacACTGTGACATGTAgggcgctactctgcacataaatcggaactacctaaagtagtctgtacgataagaatggtgtaagaatacgctctagtgcttctcttaTCAACAGGTGTATAATAATCTAAGATCAcctataagtcggaaccacctctaatggtctgtacgacatgtcggaaccctctaatggtctgtacgacatgcacctacttggatccaaggtgagcgtgtggtgcggggtgaataatataagcactaacaccaggggtgcaggttataagctctcaacacaattcacatcatcaataaatcatatgaacaatataactcacctgatactcacctgtgcgtccatagcaccatttaacatatatattcaacaattactaattcatatatttcatatatatgtatgcatggcattttaaaacacattttcatttaaattcaatttctgggaaaaatcaatagtatataggtaaatacaaaaaatactgcccactcagtggtaagtcgaagggtcgtaacccccatgacgcccttgaacgcgctcgtcctctggataggtctcacctatatgcgaaacaactataaaaacattatttaaagcatacaaccaacaatacgtaataacttctcatacgatgctcaatttgggtatatgaatataccacagtgacctactcaggtatttttagaaaaaatttccaacaCGGCACGTGCCTCACACGCTGGGAAGGGCACGgacccacgcgcccccacgcgcgtcatcttcttcctccagtcATTTCGCATCCACGATAAAtaaatttcgggacgggctgtgacaatctcccctccttatagaatttcgtcctcgaaattcatACAACACTTAATCCACTAATATTCATAAAATAAccttggatacatctctctcattcgatcttccgtctcccaagtagcttcttccactaagtggttcctccacaatacttttactaagttcactgtcttattccttagaaccttatctttccaatctaagatagtcactggttcctcatcatacgtcaaatccggattaatctccaaaggttgaggaggaatcacatgtgaaggatctaaaacataatgtcgaagcatcaaGACATGAAATATattatgtaccttagataactccggaggcaactcCAATTTGTAAGCAACTTTACCAATCCTCTCAGTGATTGCATAAGGTcttatgtacctaggacttagcttgcctttctttccgaacagcactacacctctccatggtgacaatttcaagaataccaaattacccacatcatatactcgatcagtagcatgtctatctgctaaactcttttgtcaatcctgggccgctttcaggttagacttaatcacctgaacattttgagtagtttcATCCACAATCTATGGACCCACTAgcactctttcgccaacctctgaccaacacaatggtgtacgacaagctctaccataaagtgcctcaaatggtgacataccaatgctcgaatgaaaactattattgtaggcaaattccatcaggtctaggcgatcatgccaagaatcaccaaactgtaacactgaagatctTAGCATATCCTCTAAcatctgaatagtcctctctgattgtccatctgtttgaggatgataagcagtgctgtaaagcagtttcgtaccaagagcttccagagaagctatccaaaacttagaagtaaatcttggatctcgatcacaaataatattcactagaactccatgatacttcacaatcttcgtgatgaacaacttagccaatttattcaggggatacttttccctcactggaatgaagtgtgcagacttggtaagtcgatctacAACCACCTAAACGCCATCAAATCCATTCTttgtacgaggaagcttatacacaaaatccatagttatattttcccatttccactgaggaataggaagtggttgcatccgtccaaaaggcttctttctttctgctttgacttgctgacaaacaatacacctacttacataATCTACAATTTCCTTTTTCATACtcagccaataataaaatggtcgaatggtatggtacATCTTAGTTCCTCTTGGATGCATCTCATAAGCCGAACAATGTGCctcatccaaaatttccttctttaattcctcattattcggtacatacattcAGTTCTCctacataagcatgccatctgatTCCCGAATTCTggggtctttctttttcccttcatttctcaatTGAATCATTTCCTGGATCTCTTCATCAACCATCTGAGCTTCCAGTACACGATCGACtaaaactggcctgacttggaaactagcaagaaaagcttctcttcgttcttcgatctccaactttactccagtagctctcaaatctgcaagaagaggaacacggcaagcatacaaagcattaagtcgaccttgaggtttcctacttagtccatcagctaccacatttgcacgacccggatgatactcaatagtgcagtcataatcacttagtaactccatccatcttcgctgacgaagattaagatcatgctgagtaaaaagatactcAAGActtttatgatctgtgaagatcttacatttctcgccatagagataatgcctccaaatcttcaaagcaaaaacaatggctgccaactcaagatcgtgagtaggataattcctttcatgaatcttcatttgtcgagaagcataggcgatcactctattatgctgcatcaaaacacatcccaaaccattcaaggaagcatcattgtaaatctcaaagttaccaCTATCGTTAGGAAGCACCATTACTCAcagcatgagtgaggcaatatttcagctgttggaaactttgctcacaattctcgTCCCACTCgaatttaacatccttcctggttaacttcgttaatggtaaagcaatcatagaaaaatcttgaacaaaccgtcgataataacctgctagaccaagaaaacttcgCACCTCAATGACGGTTCGTGgctgttcccaattctccactgctgcaatcttttgaggatctacatgaattccttgtgccgatactacatgtcccaaaaatgccacttaattcaaccaaaattggcctttgctaaacttggcatacaaccgatgttcccttaatttctttaataccaagttaagatgtcgaatatgatctgctttcgacttagagtataccagaatatcatcaataaaaacaatgacaaatctatcaagatattgctggaatacttcattcattagcctTATGAAAGTTGCATGTGCATTAGTCAACCCAAATagcatcaccaaaaactcataatgtcCATAATGGGTCCTGAAAGCCGTTTTAGGTACATCatcatctttaatcttcaactgataatagccagatctcaaatcaatcttagagaacacacatGCACCCTTGAGCTGATTAAACAAATcatcgatacgaggcaatggataacggtttttaattgttaccgattcaattgcctgtaatcaatacataatctcaaagttccatctttcttccttacaaacaacactggagctccccatggtgaagtactaggttgaatgaaacctttatcagttaattcctgtaactgaattttcaactctctcAATTCAGCTGAAGCCATTATATATGGAGTCAGTGATATATGAtctgtacctggaagcaaatcaatagaaaattccacatctctgtctggcggcaatccaggcaaatcatcAGGATAATGTCTGACTACTCCAACTTCCTCCACACTGCTAGGAataacatcatttaacaccatatgtgctaagtatccttgacaaccttttGATAATAACTTCTTTGCCCTCATGgaagaaataacaccatgtctcactccacttctttcacccacaaaagtaacttcTGGTAGTCCAATAtgcccctaaaatcacatcaaaatccaatatgcccctaaaatcacatcaaaatccacaatatctaacggaatAAGATTAGCTAGCATAACTACACCATCTACCATCACTAGACACCCTGGataaacactatcaacataacatttgtcccctctaggcatagcaaactctaaatcaaatcctagaggtgtagggtgaggttgtgtcatttgagcaaatgtatgagaaatcacagaatgtgtagcaccacaatcaatcaaaactctagcaaagtgaccaaggatatttaacgtacccataatcaagtctggatgattctgagcatcttgcagtgagatGTGATTAACACGTCCCTGAGCTTGGTGTCATCCTCCACGACCTCTATTACCTTGATTACCTCGTCCCTGAGAAGTACGTCCCTAACATGTCTGGCTAAACTGCCTAGACGGTTATGCACTGCTAGCAGCAACCTCTCCCTGCCGGGGCTGACCTCCCTGATACCATTGAGATCCACTAGCTGGCATGGGAGGATATGAAGTATGACCTCCAGGATCTTGGGAATACCCAGTCTGAAAATAAGGATCCTGGGAATACTGATACTGTCCAGAAGCATTGGGAGcagcatcaccctgatagtggtaTACACCACCATGACTCGTCTGACCATAACTGCCTGATCCAAAGTTCTGCTGAATCAgcgctggaggtggcatagcAGACTGCTGAGACCTCTGCTGACTCTGGGGACACTGAGCAGCCCTATgtcccatctgtccacaagtgtaGCAACTACCACCACTTCTCCTACACTCTCCATGATGTCTGAAATTACAACGGCAGCACAACGGGGCACCTGAACCACCAACACCACCAAAGTCTCTCTGCCTCTGAAACCTGGGTCCACCAATAAATCTTCCACCTCTCCTCGGGCCTGTGACACTAAATCCTCCGCTGGAAGAACTCGAGCTTgctccacttttcttgaaattctatgTCTTGCGGGGTCCCTGAATGGAGATACCTTTACCCTTGCTATCTTTCGTCTGATTATCATTcttatcttcatcttcctcattaTCACTATGAAGATTTTCGGATTCCTCCATTCGAACCAAAATCTTAGAAAACTCATGGTAAGTGGTGCAAGGAATCGCACTAGCAAGCGTCCACCATTTCCTCTTAGTTCCCTGCTTAAAACGGTGAAGCATCTCTACCTGATTACCATTTGTATCAGGATCATAGCGGGATAAGTCTATAAACTTCTTGTAATACTCATGCGCCgacatattcttttgcttcaattgagtgaactcctgcttcttacgatcaatgtactccggaggaacaaatcttttcttaaaattctctttgaatACTTCCCAATCAGCTGCCGCTTCAGGTGACATAAACTGAGTTTGATTTACCCATCAAGCTGCCGGCTCTCATCCTAAAAACCAAGTGGTGGTCTCAACCCATCTACTAGCATGAAGGTTtccttgactctgcatcacctaaaaagtcttctcaatatggtctaACCACTTTTCTGCCCCTTCATGACCCTCATTACCCATGAAGCGGCCTAATTTCATATTATACATAGTCTCCAGTGGTGTcttttgaggaggaggaggacggaTTGCATTCTTAAAGGCATGGGCCATtacttcccctaattgagttatATCCGGGAAATTACGCTCAAGAGCACGACGTGATTCCCAACGAGgtggcatagttctgacagaagacctcaaaagatcattagagcattaacaatttacataggactgcaacctaggctctgataccaaactgacacaccccgatcctagaaccaaggcatgctagccgtcacgtgagcgtgacgtaaccaaaagtacgACGCGGAAGTAATAAGatgagaaatacgaaggaataaaaaccaactactagcagtaatatgcaactaacatgctagagtgagtttaagtgtgaaacacacatattcagagcataagtactagatGCAGTCAAGTAAGAtgataactaaattacaacacccgaaggtgagtcctacatttaagtagtctgtcagaacgccgtggTAATCCTCATGAGCCACCAAcaccgctaactagaacctggaggggcgcaaaacaagattgagtgggtcagtaaaacaaaacttttcgaaaacatttcatttaataacatttctaaccccacgctgtaaaacctgtatactttcccagaaagtaacataatatgcatataattcttcaaatatctcaaatcactaATCTTTATCAAACATCATaaagtatgccatgctataaCCATCAACAACAGAataagaatgcatcaatataatacgtgaaataatgaatcaaccggagaccttgcagctgtcctgtacggttaattctatagctcaatatctaaTCCAACCGGAGTTACCACTGTGATCTGTAgggcgctactctgcacataaatcggaactacctaaagtacgataagaatggtgtaagaatatgctctagtgcttctctcatcaacagctgtataataatctatgATCAcctataagtcggaaccacctctaatggtctgtacgacatgtcggaaccctctaatggtctgtacgacatgcacctacttggatccaaagtgagcgtgtggtgcggggtgaatactataagcactaacaccagggtgcaggttatgagctctcaacctAATTCACATCATTAATAAATCATATGAACAAtataactcacctgatactcacatgtgcgtccataGCACCATTTAAGATATATATGCAacaattactaattcatatatttcatatatgtgtatgcatggcattttaaaaaacattttcattcaaattcaatttctaggaaaaatcaatagtatataggtaaatacagaaaatactgcccactcactggtaagtcgaagggtcaTAACCCCCGTGACTCCCTTGAacgcgctcgtcctcaggataggtctcacctatatgcgaaacaaatataaaaatgttatttaaagcatacaaccaacaatacgtaataacttctcata
This is a stretch of genomic DNA from Malus domestica chromosome 02, GDT2T_hap1. It encodes these proteins:
- the LOC139191478 gene encoding uncharacterized protein, whose protein sequence is MSPEAAADWEVFKENFKKRFVPPEYIDRKKQEFTQLKQKNMSAHEYYKKFIDLSRYDPDTNGNQVEMLHRFKQGTKRKWWTLASAIPCTTYHEFSKILVRMEESENLHSDNEEDEDKNDNQTKDSKGKGAPLCCRCNFRHHGECRRSGGSCYTCGQMGHRAAQCPQSQQRSQQSAMPPPALIQQNFGSGSYGQTSHGGVYHYQGDAAPNASGQYQYSQDPYFQTGYSQDPGGHTSYPPMPASGSQWYQGGQPRQGEGHIGLPEVTFVGERSGVRHGVISSMRAKKLLSKGCQGYLAHMVLNDVIPSSVEEVGVVRHYPDDLPGLPPDRDVEFSIDLLPVSAQGIHVDPQKIAAVENWEQPRTVIEVRSFLGLAGYYRRFVQDFSMIALPLTKLTRKDVKFEWDENCEQSFQQLKYCLTHAVSNGAS